From the Streptomyces sp. KMM 9044 genome, one window contains:
- a CDS encoding NmrA/HSCARG family protein has translation MTVDGTVLVLGGTGRQGGAVARELLYRGRAVHALVRDPRAPAALALAEAGAVLVRGDLDDGASLRAAMQGVQGVFSVQTFRGPGGVEAEERQGKAVADAAAEVGVAHLVYSSVGGAERCDVIPHFRSKWNIEQHIQKLGLPATVLRPTMFYDILLDLGPRLVDGELVLGLWLRPEVPVQVIATSDIGAFAADAFDNPAAWLGRQIEITSNELTGPQIAEVFGRVAGLPARYEQRSFEPLRTARGDLAAMFDWLDNEGYRADLAELRRVRPDLVSLETWLRSNWTIPVG, from the coding sequence GTGACGGTAGACGGAACGGTCCTGGTGCTGGGCGGAACCGGCCGGCAGGGAGGCGCGGTGGCCCGCGAGTTGCTGTACAGGGGGCGGGCCGTGCACGCCCTGGTGCGTGATCCGCGGGCGCCCGCGGCGCTCGCGCTCGCGGAGGCGGGTGCGGTGCTCGTGCGCGGGGACCTGGACGACGGGGCGTCGCTGCGAGCGGCGATGCAAGGGGTCCAGGGCGTGTTCAGCGTCCAGACGTTCAGGGGCCCCGGCGGGGTGGAGGCGGAGGAGCGGCAGGGCAAGGCGGTGGCGGACGCCGCCGCCGAGGTGGGCGTGGCCCACCTCGTGTACAGCTCGGTGGGCGGCGCGGAACGCTGCGACGTCATCCCCCACTTCCGGAGCAAGTGGAACATCGAACAGCACATCCAGAAGCTCGGCCTCCCGGCGACGGTGCTGCGGCCGACCATGTTCTACGACATCCTCCTCGACCTCGGTCCCCGGCTGGTGGACGGGGAGCTGGTCCTGGGCCTGTGGCTGCGCCCCGAGGTCCCTGTCCAGGTCATCGCGACCAGCGACATCGGCGCGTTCGCCGCGGACGCCTTCGACAATCCGGCCGCGTGGCTCGGCCGGCAGATCGAGATCACCAGCAACGAGCTGACGGGTCCGCAGATCGCCGAGGTGTTCGGGCGCGTGGCCGGCCTCCCGGCCCGGTACGAGCAGCGGTCCTTCGAGCCGCTGCGCACGGCCCGCGGGGACCTGGCCGCCATGTTCGACTGGCTCGACAACGAGGGGTACCGCGCCGACCTGGCGGAGCTGCGCCGCGTCCGGCCCGACCTCGTCAGCCTCGAGACCTGGCTGCGGAGCAACTGGACCATCCCGGTGGGCTAG
- a CDS encoding FAD-dependent monooxygenase, with protein MGAVEVPVLIVGGGGCGLSASNFLSDHGVDHLLVERHADTSHVPKAHYLNQRTMEIFRQHGLDGPMVEQGAPLELFGKLRWLTSLAGDRAMDAQHIHEMDAFGGGSLHERYTAAGPVLPVKLPQVRLEPILRRTAEERNPGRILFGHEMVGFSDEGDRVIAEIRDTATGETATVTARYMLGADGGRTVGSALGIEMQGVHGLLDVTTAYFTADLSEWWQEGTLLTHLLNAYDPDLCSNLIEMGPSWGKTCEEWVLHFPPMDPDHLDEEAVVARIRELLGLPGLELTLHHVTNWTVEALIAERYRKGRVLLAGDSAHRQPPTVGLGLNSGIQDAHNLAWKLAAVLSGRAHDSLLDTYETERRPVCRLNVDWAVSAASHHQAVLDTVGLGPHAPAQRRQRMFAAYFDQSPIGEVVRARTSEILDTHRAGCQAHDFEIGFNYEEGAVVPDGSRPPARVPMRDVYHPTTRPGHRLPHAWIERDDGQRLSTHDLTGSPAGFVLLTGPDGAAWAEAASQVAEKFSVPIHAVRIGEGAEFADIDGGWETVREISGDGAVLVRPDNHVAWRSMSAGENPAGILANVFSRVLDHSVTEGSAS; from the coding sequence ATGGGAGCAGTCGAGGTTCCGGTTCTTATCGTGGGCGGCGGCGGATGCGGTCTTTCCGCTTCCAACTTCCTGTCCGATCACGGTGTGGACCATCTGCTCGTCGAACGGCACGCGGACACCTCGCACGTGCCGAAGGCTCACTACCTCAACCAGCGCACGATGGAGATATTCCGTCAGCACGGGCTCGACGGGCCGATGGTGGAGCAGGGGGCGCCCCTGGAACTGTTCGGGAAGCTGCGCTGGCTGACCTCGCTCGCCGGTGACCGGGCGATGGACGCGCAGCACATCCATGAGATGGACGCCTTCGGCGGCGGCTCGCTGCACGAGAGGTACACGGCGGCCGGCCCCGTCCTGCCCGTCAAGCTGCCGCAGGTCCGGCTGGAGCCGATCCTGCGCCGCACCGCCGAGGAACGCAATCCGGGGCGCATCCTGTTCGGCCACGAAATGGTCGGCTTCTCGGACGAGGGCGACCGGGTAATCGCCGAGATCCGCGACACCGCCACCGGGGAGACGGCCACGGTCACCGCGCGCTACATGCTCGGAGCCGACGGCGGCCGCACGGTCGGCAGCGCCCTCGGCATCGAGATGCAGGGCGTGCACGGCCTGCTCGACGTGACAACCGCGTACTTCACCGCCGACCTGTCGGAATGGTGGCAGGAGGGCACACTCCTCACCCACCTCCTCAACGCGTACGACCCGGACCTGTGCAGCAACCTCATCGAGATGGGGCCGAGCTGGGGGAAGACCTGCGAGGAATGGGTCCTGCACTTCCCCCCGATGGACCCGGACCACCTCGACGAGGAGGCGGTCGTCGCCAGAATCCGTGAGCTGCTGGGCCTGCCCGGCCTGGAGCTGACCCTGCACCACGTGACGAACTGGACCGTGGAGGCGCTGATCGCCGAGCGGTACCGCAAGGGACGGGTGCTGCTGGCCGGCGACTCCGCACACCGCCAGCCGCCCACCGTCGGCCTCGGCCTGAACTCCGGCATCCAGGACGCCCACAACCTGGCGTGGAAGCTGGCCGCGGTGCTCAGCGGGCGCGCCCACGACAGCCTCCTCGACACGTACGAGACGGAGCGGCGGCCCGTGTGCAGGCTCAACGTCGACTGGGCGGTGTCCGCGGCCTCCCACCATCAGGCCGTCCTGGACACCGTCGGCCTCGGCCCCCACGCCCCCGCACAGCGCCGGCAGCGGATGTTCGCCGCGTACTTCGACCAGTCCCCCATCGGTGAGGTCGTGCGGGCCCGGACCTCGGAGATCCTGGACACCCACCGCGCCGGCTGCCAGGCGCACGACTTCGAGATCGGCTTCAACTACGAGGAGGGCGCGGTCGTCCCCGACGGCAGCCGACCGCCGGCGCGCGTGCCCATGCGCGACGTGTACCACCCCACGACCCGGCCCGGGCACCGGCTGCCTCACGCGTGGATCGAACGGGACGACGGCCAGCGCCTGTCGACCCACGACCTGACCGGCTCCCCGGCCGGTTTCGTGCTGCTCACCGGCCCGGACGGGGCGGCGTGGGCCGAGGCGGCCTCGCAGGTGGCGGAGAAGTTCTCGGTCCCGATCCACGCGGTCCGCATCGGCGAGGGCGCGGAGTTCGCCGACATCGACGGAGGGTGGGAGACCGTCCGCGAGATCTCCGGGGACGGCGCCGTCCTGGTGCGCCCCGACAACCACGTGGCGTGGCGCAGCATGAGCGCCGGCGAGAATCCGGCGGGCATTTTGGCAAACGTGTTCTCCCGCGTTCTCGACCACAGTGTCACTGAAGGTTCCGCTTCCTGA
- a CDS encoding alpha/beta fold hydrolase, giving the protein MRKVVSRDGTTIAYRSTGDGPPIVLMNGAFRDHTIFDPLVPELAPRCTTYVYDRRGRGQSGDSPEYAVEREIEDLAAVIDEAGGQAVVFAGSTGANLALEAALAGVPITKLALHEPYFRTAPHPKPPADCMDTLRALLADGRRGEAAEYWLSELLGLSSEVIADWRQAPLWATNEANAHTLLYDTTILGDFDVPAERLAILRTPTLVVNSDATGDWLRDAARTTATALPNGWGMQLPGSWHRIDTDILGRVLAGFATT; this is encoded by the coding sequence ATGCGGAAGGTCGTTTCCCGGGACGGCACGACGATCGCCTATCGCAGCACCGGCGACGGTCCGCCGATCGTGCTGATGAACGGCGCGTTCCGCGACCACACCATCTTCGATCCGCTGGTCCCGGAGCTGGCACCGCGCTGCACCACCTACGTCTACGACCGCCGGGGACGGGGACAGAGCGGTGACTCCCCCGAGTACGCCGTCGAGCGCGAGATCGAGGACCTCGCGGCGGTGATCGACGAGGCCGGCGGGCAGGCGGTCGTCTTCGCCGGATCCACCGGCGCGAACCTGGCGCTCGAGGCGGCCCTGGCCGGCGTCCCGATCACCAAACTCGCGCTGCACGAACCGTACTTCCGTACCGCCCCCCACCCGAAGCCCCCGGCCGACTGCATGGACACCCTGCGGGCACTGCTCGCGGACGGCAGGCGCGGCGAGGCCGCGGAGTACTGGCTCTCCGAACTGCTGGGACTGAGCTCCGAGGTCATCGCGGACTGGCGGCAGGCCCCTCTGTGGGCGACGAACGAGGCGAACGCCCACACCCTCCTGTACGACACGACCATCCTCGGTGACTTCGACGTGCCCGCCGAGCGCCTGGCCATCCTGCGGACGCCGACGCTGGTCGTCAACAGCGACGCGACCGGAGACTGGCTGCGCGACGCGGCCCGGACGACCGCGACCGCGCTGCCCAACGGCTGGGGGATGCAGTTGCCCGGTTCGTGGCACCGCATCGACACCGACATTCTCGGCCGGGTCCTCGCCGGGTTCGCCACCACCTGA